From the genome of Thermogutta terrifontis, one region includes:
- the cysS gene encoding cysteine--tRNA ligase, whose amino-acid sequence MIRVYNTLTRKKEPFETVKPGQVGIYLCGPTVYKPSHIGHMVGPVIFDAIKRYLTYNGYRVTWVVNITDVDDKLIAESQRRGIPMSQVAEEMIADYMANLQALGIDTVDHFPRATENIDAIIEFIQDLIAKGYAYPADGDVYFDVTKIPDYGKLSGRKLESMLPEGGEGAHRKRSPYDFALWKSAKPNEPFWNSPWGPGRPGWHIECSVMSSRILGETFDIHGGGLDLVFPHHENEIAQSEARHGKPMVRYWLHNGLMQAADEIGKVGGRHTRPADDLEAQQVGKISKSKGASPFRELLAEYRPETIRFFILSTHYRRPIEFSERRLQEMETAVETFYRFFERFERITGRSFYTLPAPTRREEGEFSPGDDPFLKDVHAHREKFLEFMDDDFNTGGAIGELFELVRRLNRYIDENRLEEPASRTPEKLTNLVKGATVLKELGNVLGLFRTPPPSRKTVEESGLTAKLLDLLVAIRAEARKAKNFQVADRIRSGLAELGVVLEDRPDGTTWRIENRSGD is encoded by the coding sequence ATGATCCGCGTCTATAACACCCTGACCCGAAAAAAAGAGCCTTTTGAAACCGTCAAACCCGGCCAGGTGGGCATCTATCTGTGCGGACCGACGGTTTATAAACCCAGCCACATCGGCCACATGGTCGGTCCGGTGATCTTCGATGCGATCAAACGCTATCTCACCTACAACGGCTACCGGGTGACGTGGGTCGTCAACATCACCGATGTGGATGACAAGCTCATCGCGGAAAGCCAGCGGCGCGGGATCCCCATGTCCCAGGTGGCGGAGGAAATGATTGCCGATTACATGGCCAATCTTCAGGCCCTGGGAATTGACACGGTCGACCATTTTCCCCGCGCTACCGAGAATATCGACGCCATCATCGAGTTCATTCAGGACCTGATTGCCAAAGGCTATGCCTATCCCGCGGACGGCGATGTTTATTTCGACGTAACAAAAATTCCCGATTACGGCAAACTGAGCGGCCGAAAACTGGAATCCATGCTGCCCGAGGGTGGGGAAGGTGCCCACCGCAAACGATCGCCGTACGATTTTGCCCTGTGGAAGTCCGCCAAGCCGAATGAGCCGTTCTGGAACAGTCCGTGGGGTCCCGGCCGCCCTGGCTGGCATATTGAGTGCTCCGTGATGAGCAGTCGGATCCTCGGCGAGACGTTCGACATTCACGGCGGCGGGCTGGACCTGGTTTTCCCCCATCACGAGAATGAAATCGCCCAGAGTGAGGCCCGGCACGGTAAGCCGATGGTCCGCTACTGGCTGCACAACGGGCTGATGCAGGCCGCCGACGAAATCGGCAAAGTGGGCGGCCGACACACCCGACCCGCCGACGATCTGGAAGCTCAGCAGGTAGGCAAGATCAGCAAGTCCAAAGGGGCCAGTCCGTTCCGGGAACTCCTTGCGGAGTACCGGCCCGAGACCATTCGCTTTTTCATTCTCTCCACACACTATCGACGGCCAATTGAGTTCAGCGAGCGTCGCCTGCAAGAGATGGAAACCGCCGTCGAGACGTTCTACAGGTTTTTCGAACGTTTTGAGCGTATCACAGGACGGTCGTTTTACACGCTGCCTGCTCCCACACGACGGGAAGAGGGCGAGTTTTCGCCGGGCGACGATCCATTTCTCAAGGATGTCCACGCCCACCGGGAAAAATTCCTCGAATTCATGGACGACGATTTCAACACCGGGGGAGCCATTGGTGAACTCTTCGAGCTGGTACGTCGCCTCAATCGGTACATCGACGAAAATCGGCTGGAGGAGCCGGCCTCGCGAACCCCGGAAAAGCTGACGAATCTGGTCAAGGGGGCGACTGTTTTGAAAGAACTGGGTAACGTCCTGGGACTGTTCCGCACGCCGCCACCCTCGCGAAAAACGGTCGAGGAAAGCGGCCTGACAGCCAAACTGCTGGACCTACTGGTGGCCATTCGGGCGGAAGCACGCAAGGCCAAAAACTTTCAGGTAGCCGACCGCATCCGCAGCGGCCTGGCGGAACTCGGGGTGGTCCTGGAGGATCGTCCCGACGGCACCACCTGGCGAATCGAGAATCGCTCCGGCGATTGA
- the ispF gene encoding 2-C-methyl-D-erythritol 2,4-cyclodiphosphate synthase: MISHRIGLGTDIHRLEEPGPLLIGGVVIPHNRHAVGHSDADTLLHAVTDAILGAAGLGDIGQLFPDTDPANRGRASDDMLRRAWLMASEQGWQLANLDCTIHAQKPKLAPYIPEMKKRVADILGVSPEKISIKAKTGEGVDAVGREEAIAAQAVVLLWRSTAQD; the protein is encoded by the coding sequence ATGATATCGCACAGGATAGGGCTTGGGACGGATATCCATCGCCTGGAGGAGCCAGGGCCGCTTCTCATAGGGGGGGTTGTGATCCCGCACAATCGCCATGCGGTAGGACACAGCGATGCCGACACGCTCCTCCATGCTGTCACCGACGCCATTTTGGGGGCGGCAGGCCTGGGCGACATCGGCCAGCTTTTTCCGGACACCGATCCAGCCAACCGCGGCCGGGCGTCCGATGATATGCTGCGGCGGGCGTGGTTGATGGCCAGCGAACAGGGATGGCAGCTCGCCAACCTCGATTGCACCATCCACGCTCAGAAACCCAAATTGGCCCCCTATATCCCCGAAATGAAAAAACGCGTGGCAGACATCCTGGGAGTTTCCCCGGAGAAGATCAGTATCAAGGCCAAAACAGGTGAAGGCGTGGACGCCGTCGGTCGCGAGGAGGCCATCGCTGCCCAGGCCGTCGTCCTCTTGTGGAGGTCGACCGCTCAGGATTGA
- a CDS encoding DUF488 domain-containing protein: MKKSSSRVPSIRVKRVYDPASPDDGFRVLVDRLWPRGIRKEQLVLDLWMKDVAPSDALRKWFGHDPAKWEEFGRRYREELQQRPQQLDLLLSHALSSGLTLLFAAHDRDHNQAVVLREVLLERARSGENQTGR, encoded by the coding sequence ATGAAAAAGTCAAGCAGCCGAGTTCCTTCCATCCGTGTGAAACGGGTGTACGATCCTGCCTCGCCAGACGATGGTTTTCGCGTTCTGGTCGATCGGCTCTGGCCCCGTGGGATCAGAAAGGAGCAGCTCGTTCTCGATCTATGGATGAAGGATGTCGCACCGAGCGATGCGCTGCGCAAATGGTTCGGGCACGATCCTGCCAAATGGGAAGAGTTTGGGCGTCGCTATCGCGAAGAACTTCAACAACGGCCCCAGCAATTGGACTTGCTCCTTTCCCACGCCTTGAGCTCTGGATTGACCCTCCTGTTCGCGGCTCACGATCGCGACCACAATCAAGCGGTTGTTCTGCGGGAAGTGCTCCTGGAACGCGCCAGGAGCGGTGAGAACCAGACCGGTCGTTAG
- a CDS encoding MFS transporter produces METDPASRQLRQAIRLVVLLGLVSLLADVTYEGARSVVGPYFQVLGASAAVVGVVAGLGELVGYVLRLGSGYLADRTRRYWMLTLMGYAINLLAVPALALTSRWEVAAALVVLERTGKALRTPARDAILSHATARIGRGWGFGLHEAMDQIGAILGPMVVAGILLAGGSFRTSFAALGIPAILALLVLAVACALYPRPQELESKAPDLRIRGFSASFWLYMIGAACVAAGFVDFPLIAYHFEKVRLLPAGWIPISYALAMAVDAVAALIFGRLFDRIGFLAVAIGVLASALFAPLVFLKGTVGAAVGLALWGIGMGAQESIIRAAVGAMVPSEWRGRAYGIFNAGYGLAWFAGSACMGVLYGFSLPVLVAFSVGAQLASLPFFLLVIRTVRKESS; encoded by the coding sequence ATGGAAACTGACCCAGCCAGTCGTCAGCTACGTCAGGCCATTCGGTTGGTTGTCCTGTTAGGACTGGTAAGTCTGCTCGCGGACGTCACCTACGAAGGTGCGCGGAGTGTCGTCGGGCCTTATTTTCAGGTGCTCGGTGCCAGCGCTGCCGTGGTGGGTGTGGTCGCTGGGCTGGGAGAACTCGTCGGCTACGTGCTACGGTTGGGATCGGGTTACCTGGCGGACCGTACACGCCGCTACTGGATGCTGACCCTCATGGGATACGCGATCAACCTGCTGGCCGTCCCAGCGCTGGCTTTGACCAGTCGCTGGGAGGTGGCTGCCGCTCTGGTGGTCCTCGAAAGAACGGGCAAGGCGCTGCGGACTCCGGCCCGAGATGCCATCCTGTCTCACGCCACGGCAAGAATCGGACGAGGATGGGGCTTTGGACTCCATGAGGCCATGGATCAGATCGGCGCGATACTCGGGCCGATGGTCGTGGCGGGCATCCTGCTGGCGGGCGGATCGTTCCGTACGAGCTTCGCTGCGCTGGGGATTCCCGCGATCCTGGCCCTTCTGGTACTCGCGGTGGCCTGCGCGCTTTATCCCCGTCCCCAGGAACTCGAGTCCAAAGCTCCCGATCTTCGTATCAGGGGGTTTTCGGCGTCATTCTGGCTTTATATGATCGGGGCTGCCTGCGTGGCGGCAGGTTTTGTGGACTTTCCCCTGATTGCTTATCACTTCGAGAAAGTTCGCCTGTTGCCGGCCGGTTGGATTCCCATTTCCTATGCCCTTGCGATGGCAGTGGACGCGGTGGCGGCCCTTATCTTTGGACGGCTCTTTGATCGCATCGGGTTTCTGGCCGTCGCCATAGGGGTCCTGGCCTCGGCACTTTTTGCACCGCTTGTTTTTCTGAAGGGAACGGTCGGCGCGGCCGTTGGTCTGGCATTGTGGGGCATTGGCATGGGAGCCCAGGAGTCGATCATTCGCGCGGCCGTGGGGGCCATGGTGCCCTCCGAATGGCGCGGCAGGGCGTACGGGATTTTCAATGCCGGCTATGGTCTGGCGTGGTTCGCTGGCAGTGCCTGCATGGGTGTGTTGTACGGTTTCTCGCTCCCGGTATTGGTGGCTTTCTCCGTGGGGGCACAACTCGCCTCGCTGCCGTTCTTCCTGCTTGTGATCCGCACTGTGAGGAAAGAATCAAGCTGA
- a CDS encoding RrF2 family transcriptional regulator translates to MKISAKTEYACVAMLELASRYESGGPVQVRKIAERHAVPSRFLVQIMLQLKAAGLVASTRGAAGGYRLAVPPTEITLGQVMDIVEGNKQPDVNFAVSSSPDSPAVKALVQAWQEIQKKERDMLYSITFAELLERARQFDTQMYYI, encoded by the coding sequence ATGAAAATATCCGCGAAAACGGAATATGCGTGTGTGGCCATGTTGGAACTGGCATCCCGGTACGAATCCGGCGGGCCGGTCCAGGTAAGGAAAATCGCGGAGCGTCACGCCGTTCCCTCAAGGTTTCTCGTGCAGATCATGTTGCAACTGAAAGCCGCTGGCTTGGTGGCAAGCACGCGAGGGGCGGCAGGAGGCTACCGGCTGGCCGTTCCCCCCACTGAAATCACGCTGGGCCAGGTGATGGACATCGTCGAGGGTAACAAGCAGCCGGACGTCAATTTTGCCGTGAGTTCCTCTCCCGATTCGCCCGCCGTCAAGGCACTCGTCCAGGCATGGCAGGAGATCCAGAAAAAAGAGCGGGACATGCTCTATTCGATCACTTTTGCCGAACTCCTCGAACGCGCCCGACAGTTCGACACGCAGATGTATTACATCTGA
- a CDS encoding phosphoadenylyl-sulfate reductase, with product MLHTTTRRPIPAVEMVDKITDEWRSKENHLAEIDPWRPAWRVDLSDFPPVAGEGVVFSPTEDQLRRLQEVSTILEEAPAEVILRWAIDTFFPKLTMATAFGPEGCVILSILARLEPRVHVFNLDTGYQFKETLELRDRIAEKYGIEVEFARPELSVEEYERQNGGPVYKTNPDRCCYERKVLVLKRKVVGYRAWISGIRRDQSPHRANAPIVGWDKKFGLVKINPLARWTKNDVWKRILAEEIPYNPLHDQGYPSIGCWPCTRPVLFGEDERAGRWSGTGKTECGLHLADDQPPPPPPTTYGNL from the coding sequence ATGCTTCACACAACGACTCGACGACCTATCCCGGCGGTTGAAATGGTTGATAAAATTACTGATGAATGGCGATCGAAAGAAAACCACTTGGCGGAAATAGATCCCTGGCGCCCGGCGTGGCGAGTGGATTTATCCGACTTTCCCCCCGTGGCCGGAGAAGGGGTGGTCTTCTCCCCCACGGAGGACCAACTCCGCCGGCTCCAGGAGGTGAGCACCATCCTGGAAGAAGCGCCAGCCGAGGTCATCCTCCGCTGGGCCATTGATACGTTCTTTCCCAAGTTAACCATGGCCACGGCCTTCGGCCCGGAAGGGTGCGTGATCCTCTCGATCTTGGCCCGGCTCGAGCCCCGGGTCCACGTGTTCAACCTGGACACCGGTTATCAGTTCAAGGAAACACTGGAGCTGCGGGATCGGATCGCTGAAAAGTATGGAATCGAGGTGGAATTTGCCCGGCCGGAGTTGTCCGTGGAAGAATACGAACGGCAGAATGGTGGGCCCGTTTACAAAACCAACCCTGACCGGTGCTGCTACGAAAGAAAGGTCCTGGTTTTGAAGCGCAAGGTGGTCGGCTATCGGGCGTGGATCAGCGGGATTCGGCGGGATCAGAGTCCCCATCGGGCAAACGCCCCCATCGTGGGGTGGGACAAGAAATTCGGACTGGTAAAGATCAACCCTCTTGCTCGGTGGACCAAGAACGACGTGTGGAAAAGAATTCTCGCGGAAGAGATCCCTTACAATCCCCTCCACGACCAGGGTTATCCGAGCATTGGTTGCTGGCCATGCACTCGGCCAGTTTTGTTCGGCGAGGATGAACGTGCGGGACGCTGGAGCGGCACGGGCAAAACGGAGTGCGGCTTGCATCTGGCGGACGATCAACCGCCACCACCTCCGCCGACAACCTACGGAAATCTGTGA